The Armatimonadota bacterium DNA segment TGGTACGATAGTTCGCATCACGCCAAGAACGTCGCCCGACCTGCGGTCGGGATCGCCGCCGACGCCAGCCAATGCGGTGTACTAGCAGCCTACTACAAGAAACCGAAAGCGCCACCAAGCCAATGTATCAAGCGTGTTTGCCTCGCGAGCAGCTCGGCGGTTACGCACCTTTCGGTCGCCAGCGGAGAACAAGAGCCTGCGGAAATCCGTACTCCATAGTGTTATTGACGGTGCGGGCAGATGAGTGAAGACCGGCAACTGCTCAAGCGCACACTCAACGGCGACGGCGCGGCCTTCGATGAGGTCGTCCGCCGCTACCAGGACGGGCTGTTCCGCCATCTCCTGCGGCTGACCGGACGGACCGAGGAAGCGGAGGACCTCTGCCAGGAGGCCTTCATCCGCTTCTACCGCGCCCTGCGCCGGTTCGATCCCGCGCGGCCGGTTGCGCCGTTTCTGTTCGTGATCGCCACCAACCTGTGGCGGGATCGCCTGCGCCAGGCGCGCCCTCTGGAGCAGCCGCTCGATGAGCGCCAGCCGGCTGCCCAAGCCTCCGTCGCCGAGCAGGCGATGCTGCGGGTGGAGCACGAGCAGATAGTTGCCGCCGTTCAGCGCCTGTGTGGCGAACAGCGCGAGGCGGTGTCGCTCTTCTACGACCAGGGGCTGAGCTACCGTGAGATCGCACGCGTGACCCGGGTGCCGGTGGGCACGGTAGGGACGCGACTACGACTGGCGCTTGCCGCTTTACGGCGCGAGCTTCCGCGCGAAGCCGCGGGATTGGTCATCGTCGCCGGCGAAACGGCCCCGCCTGCTGCCGGCCTCGTCAGCGCGCTGCAGGGGCAGGCGATGGCGCC contains these protein-coding regions:
- a CDS encoding sigma-70 family RNA polymerase sigma factor yields the protein MSEDRQLLKRTLNGDGAAFDEVVRRYQDGLFRHLLRLTGRTEEAEDLCQEAFIRFYRALRRFDPARPVAPFLFVIATNLWRDRLRQARPLEQPLDERQPAAQASVAEQAMLRVEHEQIVAAVQRLCGEQREAVSLFYDQGLSYREIARVTRVPVGTVGTRLRLALAALRRELPREAAGLVIVAGETAPPAAGLVSALQGQAMAPPSLVPAIAHGIAHAAPATVGLLHGVWALIKEGMLVYSSAIFVGRK